The nucleotide sequence ATGGCGGGAAATAGCTTCAAGAAGATCATCAAGGCTGATGCCGGAACATGGTGAAAACTTGGTCAGCACTTCGCCTGTTAGGATCGGCTTTTCATTTGAGCGGATCAGGCCTGACACTACATCATCGATCCGGTTCACGATAAAGACAGAAAGTGCGTCAAAATCAAGCTCTGTCTGATCAAGAATGATGTACTTCAAATATGAATGAATCATTCCCTGAAGAATGGCCGTAAGATCCCAGATAAAAGAATGAATCTCTTCTCCGTAAATAGAGGAGAGAGAATTTTTGACAAGAAGGCTCGCTTCGGCATTCATTTTTTGGAGAAAGGCTGCAACGGCAGGGTTGTTCGGCACGGCATTTTCACGCATCTGCATGATGATGAAATCTTTATGTTTATTAATTTCACTGAACTGGCAGGATAGCTGCCTGATTAGAAGTTCACGGGGCTCGAGTTCCTCTTCCCGGACAGACTGCATCTTCGTATGGATAAGTTCGAAATGATATTTGAATGTCTCAAGCAAAAGAGCATCCTTTGATTTGAAATAAAGGTAAAAAGCACCTTTAGAAATCCCGCATTCATTGACGATATCCTGAATGGACGTTGAAGTGACCCCTTTTTTTGCAAAAAGGCTCATCGCCGCTTCAATGATCCGTTTTTCTTTTTCCTTCATTCGCTGATTCTCCTTACACGTGCATTTGCCGCCTCGTTTTGCACTCATCATAATGTTCCTGATGGACAGCAGATTTATGACTGAATGTTCACATTTACATAAAATTCATACTGGAACAAGCTAATTATATTTGACTGTAAACGACTGGTCATTTATATTATTAATTATTATGACCAGTCAGTCAATGAAAATGCGGAATGGCTGAACCGCAAACGGGAATCTTAAGCAAATTTCCTGTTTGTCTCCTGGAACTTGGCTAGTAATTGCGCTTTTCTTAAAAAAAATTTCACCTGCGGAGGATCACATGAATTCCATTATTAATTTTGTCCTTAAGAACAAATTTGCTGTATGGCTGCTGACGATTATTGTGACAGCGGCGGGGCTCTATTCGGGCTTGAACATGAAGCTTGAGACCATTCCGAATATCACAACCCCTATCGTGACAGTTACTACGGTTTACCCTGGAGCTACTCCGGAAGAGGTTGCCGAAAAAGTAACCGAACCTATTGAACAGGCGGTTCAGAATCTTGGCGGGGTGAATGTAGTGAGCTCTACATCCTTCCAGAACGCCTCTTCCATTCAAATCGA is from Bacillus sp. FSL H8-0547 and encodes:
- a CDS encoding TetR/AcrR family transcriptional regulator, which codes for MKEKEKRIIEAAMSLFAKKGVTSTSIQDIVNECGISKGAFYLYFKSKDALLLETFKYHFELIHTKMQSVREEELEPRELLIRQLSCQFSEINKHKDFIIMQMRENAVPNNPAVAAFLQKMNAEASLLVKNSLSSIYGEEIHSFIWDLTAILQGMIHSYLKYIILDQTELDFDALSVFIVNRIDDVVSGLIRSNEKPILTGEVLTKFSPCSGISLDDLLEAISRHKEKVSGDLLVTLEVLESELQEPQPRTAVIQGMLANFSRDSALSDLKDSIAHYFKLE